One window from the genome of Cucumis melo cultivar AY chromosome 12, USDA_Cmelo_AY_1.0, whole genome shotgun sequence encodes:
- the LOC103493371 gene encoding uncharacterized protein LOC103493371 isoform X4 yields the protein MAEEIGEEFKRSGFTFDEEEEILKRCVTFCVNYNLKPSDIVSSWEVYYLNRPLDGSVVELEQMDGFLQHLQNEQKETVIKGEPDLHVYSSKDVDVILNDENEDLNEDILKTPNGKSQSLHKERLDLTPYTNGGLFSSGKPSKHETPFGQRTEKFVVRFNINSMPDMVTAEKEDNSENDEDAIIKKVRPLQGCSLTVHGSGFGLEPNCRFMYDKDEDRFNALDNRIMRHAKALAASGLYEEAVDPTVASQRSMFAVGMIYCDGEGHLNDKSILLQSSIAHSGGQRVRLELQNLSQFSIFPGQVVGIEGHNPSGHCLIASKFVDSFPLSATIDPILPPAKKIALNHDVQPINQSSTPSELSMIIASGPYTTTDNLLFEPLTELLAYAKRKVPQLLILLGPFVDSEHSDIKRGTVEMSFEEIFKFEVLRRVQNYAEHMGPDARVLLMPSTRDANHDFVFPQPPFDIPSDLKLQISSPPNPCILEANQAKIACCTMDILRHLSGEELSRNLTKGGTNDRLSTLASHILRQRSFYPLYPPAEGVPLDFSLAPQALDISVIPDILILPSDMKHFVKVISLGEGGSEEEQARCVCVNPGRLAKGEGGGTFVELNYFGRPDQINASVVSI from the exons ATGGCAGAAGAGATTGGAGAAGAATTCAAGAGGAGTGGTTTCACGTTCGATGAAGAGGAAGAGATTCTCAAGAGAT GTGTCACGTTCTGTGTTAACTACAATCTAAAGCCTTCGGATATTGTTTCTAGCTGGGAAGTCTACTATCTCAATAG GCCATTAGATGGGTCAGTGGTTGAACTTGAACAGATGGATGGGTTCTTACAACATTTACAGAATGAGCAAAAAGAAACAGTCATTAAAGGGGAACCGGATCTTCATGTTTACTCAAGCAAAGATGTTGACGT GATTTTGAATGATGAGAACGAAGATCTAAATGAAGACATTCTGAAGACCCCAAATGGGAAATCTCAGAGTCTCCACAAAGAGCGATTGGATTTGACACCTTACACGAATGGAGGCTTGTTCTCATCAGGAAAGCCTTCAAAGCATGAGACACCCTTTGGCCAAAGAACAGAAAAGTTTGTTGTGAGGTTCAACATTAATAGCATGCCTGATATGGTGACTGCTGAAAAGGAAGATAATAGTGAGAATGATGAAGATGCAATCATCAAGAAGGTTCGTCCCCTACAAGGATGCTCATTGACAGTCCATGGATCAGGATTTGGACTTGAACCAAATTGCAGGTTCATGTATGACAAGGATGAAGATAGG TTTAATGCTCTTGATAACCGAATCATGAGGCATGCTAAAGCTCTTGCTGCATCTGGGCTCTACGAAGAAGCAGTGGACCCAACAGTTGCTTCACAG AGAAGCATGTTTGCGGTGGGCATGATTTATTGTGATGGAGAAGGACACTTGAACGATAAGTCCATCTTGTTGCAAAGCAG taTCGCGCATTCAGGGGGACAGCGAGTTCGTCTAGAATTACAAAACTTAAGCCAATTTTCAATCTTTCCTGGCCAG GTAGTAGGTATTGAAGGGCATAATCCTAGTGGACACTGCTTGATTGCGTCCAAATTTGTAGATTCTTTTCCTTTGTCTGCCACTATAGACCCCATTCTGCCTCCAGCAAAGAAGATAGCTTTGAACCATGATGTCCAACCAATTAATCAATCTTCTACACCGTCAGAATTATCGATG ATCATTGCGTCGGGCCCCTATACAACAACGGACAACTTATTGTTTGAGCCTTTGACTGAGTTATTAGCATATGCAAAAAGAAAAGTTCCCCAGCTACTAATATTG CTTGGACCATTTGTTGATTCTGAACATTCTGATATCAAGAGAGGAACTGTAGAGATGAGctttgaggaaattttcaaatttgaagTTTTAAGAAGG GTACAAAATTATGCAGAACACATGGGTCCTGATGCGCGTGTACTGTTGATGCCATCTACAAGGGATGCTAATCACGACTTTGTTTTTCCCCAG CCTCCTTTCGACATTCCATCTGATCTTAAACTTCAG ATATCCAGTCCCCCAAACCCATGCATCTTGGAAGCAAATCAG GCAAAGATAGCCTGCTGTACCATGGATATTCTCAGACACCTCAGTGGAGAAGAGCTGTCAAGAAATCTAACTAAGGGAGGAACCAACGATCGCCTGAGCACACTTGCTAGTCATATACTTCGCCAGCGCAG CTTTTATCCTCTGTACCCTCCGGCCGAAGGAGTTCCACTGGACTTCTCACTTGCCCCACAAGCTCTTGACATCTCTGTAATACCTGATATTCTCATTCTTCCATCCGACATGAAACACTTCGTGAAG GTTATATCCCTTGGTGAAGGAGGTTCAGAGGAAGAGCAAGCGAGATGCGTATGTGTGAATCCTGGAAGATTGGCCAAGGGTGAAGGAGGGGGTACTTTTGTCGAGCTCAATTACTTCGGTAGGCCTGACCAGATAAATGCTTCGGTTGTCAGCATATGA
- the LOC103493371 gene encoding uncharacterized protein LOC103493371 isoform X5, with amino-acid sequence MWSWIAAWLSCLIKPIIRILNDENEDLNEDILKTPNGKSQSLHKERLDLTPYTNGGLFSSGKPSKHETPFGQRTEKFVVRFNINSMPDMVTAEKEDNSENDEDAIIKKVRPLQGCSLTVHGSGFGLEPNCRFMYDKDEDRFNALDNRIMRHAKALAASGLYEEAVDPTVASQRSMFAVGMIYCDGEGHLNDKSILLQSSIAHSGGQRVRLELQNLSQFSIFPGQVVGIEGHNPSGHCLIASKFVDSFPLSATIDPILPPAKKIALNHDVQPINQSSTPSELSMIIASGPYTTTDNLLFEPLTELLAYAKRKVPQLLILLGPFVDSEHSDIKRGTVEMSFEEIFKFEVLRRVQNYAEHMGPDARVLLMPSTRDANHDFVFPQPPFDIPSDLKLQISSPPNPCILEANQAKIACCTMDILRHLSGEELSRNLTKGGTNDRLSTLASHILRQRSFYPLYPPAEGVPLDFSLAPQALDISVIPDILILPSDMKHFVKVISLGEGGSEEEQARCVCVNPGRLAKGEGGGTFVELNYFGRPDQINASVVSI; translated from the exons ATGTGGTCATGGATAGCTGCTTGGCTATCTTGTCTAATCAAGCCTATTATAAG GATTTTGAATGATGAGAACGAAGATCTAAATGAAGACATTCTGAAGACCCCAAATGGGAAATCTCAGAGTCTCCACAAAGAGCGATTGGATTTGACACCTTACACGAATGGAGGCTTGTTCTCATCAGGAAAGCCTTCAAAGCATGAGACACCCTTTGGCCAAAGAACAGAAAAGTTTGTTGTGAGGTTCAACATTAATAGCATGCCTGATATGGTGACTGCTGAAAAGGAAGATAATAGTGAGAATGATGAAGATGCAATCATCAAGAAGGTTCGTCCCCTACAAGGATGCTCATTGACAGTCCATGGATCAGGATTTGGACTTGAACCAAATTGCAGGTTCATGTATGACAAGGATGAAGATAGG TTTAATGCTCTTGATAACCGAATCATGAGGCATGCTAAAGCTCTTGCTGCATCTGGGCTCTACGAAGAAGCAGTGGACCCAACAGTTGCTTCACAG AGAAGCATGTTTGCGGTGGGCATGATTTATTGTGATGGAGAAGGACACTTGAACGATAAGTCCATCTTGTTGCAAAGCAG taTCGCGCATTCAGGGGGACAGCGAGTTCGTCTAGAATTACAAAACTTAAGCCAATTTTCAATCTTTCCTGGCCAG GTAGTAGGTATTGAAGGGCATAATCCTAGTGGACACTGCTTGATTGCGTCCAAATTTGTAGATTCTTTTCCTTTGTCTGCCACTATAGACCCCATTCTGCCTCCAGCAAAGAAGATAGCTTTGAACCATGATGTCCAACCAATTAATCAATCTTCTACACCGTCAGAATTATCGATG ATCATTGCGTCGGGCCCCTATACAACAACGGACAACTTATTGTTTGAGCCTTTGACTGAGTTATTAGCATATGCAAAAAGAAAAGTTCCCCAGCTACTAATATTG CTTGGACCATTTGTTGATTCTGAACATTCTGATATCAAGAGAGGAACTGTAGAGATGAGctttgaggaaattttcaaatttgaagTTTTAAGAAGG GTACAAAATTATGCAGAACACATGGGTCCTGATGCGCGTGTACTGTTGATGCCATCTACAAGGGATGCTAATCACGACTTTGTTTTTCCCCAG CCTCCTTTCGACATTCCATCTGATCTTAAACTTCAG ATATCCAGTCCCCCAAACCCATGCATCTTGGAAGCAAATCAG GCAAAGATAGCCTGCTGTACCATGGATATTCTCAGACACCTCAGTGGAGAAGAGCTGTCAAGAAATCTAACTAAGGGAGGAACCAACGATCGCCTGAGCACACTTGCTAGTCATATACTTCGCCAGCGCAG CTTTTATCCTCTGTACCCTCCGGCCGAAGGAGTTCCACTGGACTTCTCACTTGCCCCACAAGCTCTTGACATCTCTGTAATACCTGATATTCTCATTCTTCCATCCGACATGAAACACTTCGTGAAG GTTATATCCCTTGGTGAAGGAGGTTCAGAGGAAGAGCAAGCGAGATGCGTATGTGTGAATCCTGGAAGATTGGCCAAGGGTGAAGGAGGGGGTACTTTTGTCGAGCTCAATTACTTCGGTAGGCCTGACCAGATAAATGCTTCGGTTGTCAGCATATGA
- the LOC103493371 gene encoding uncharacterized protein LOC103493371 isoform X1, with protein MIKRKCFNVEEFGSHQSCLACACIYLLGQLGYLLGSAMAEEIGEEFKRSGFTFDEEEEILKRCVTFCVNYNLKPSDIVSSWEVYYLNRPLDGSVVELEQMDGFLQHLQNEQKETVIKGEPDLHVYSSKDVDVILNDENEDLNEDILKTPNGKSQSLHKERLDLTPYTNGGLFSSGKPSKHETPFGQRTEKFVVRFNINSMPDMVTAEKEDNSENDEDAIIKKVRPLQGCSLTVHGSGFGLEPNCRFMYDKDEDRFNALDNRIMRHAKALAASGLYEEAVDPTVASQRSMFAVGMIYCDGEGHLNDKSILLQSSIAHSGGQRVRLELQNLSQFSIFPGQVVGIEGHNPSGHCLIASKFVDSFPLSATIDPILPPAKKIALNHDVQPINQSSTPSELSMIIASGPYTTTDNLLFEPLTELLAYAKRKVPQLLILLGPFVDSEHSDIKRGTVEMSFEEIFKFEVLRRVQNYAEHMGPDARVLLMPSTRDANHDFVFPQPPFDIPSDLKLQISSPPNPCILEANQAKIACCTMDILRHLSGEELSRNLTKGGTNDRLSTLASHILRQRSFYPLYPPAEGVPLDFSLAPQALDISVIPDILILPSDMKHFVKVISLGEGGSEEEQARCVCVNPGRLAKGEGGGTFVELNYFGRPDQINASVVSI; from the exons atgataaaaagaaaatgttttaaTGTTGAAGAGTTTGGGTCCCACCAATCATGTCTTGCATGTGCTTGCATATATCTTCTCGGACAATTAGGTTACTTACTAG GTAGTGCCATGGCAGAAGAGATTGGAGAAGAATTCAAGAGGAGTGGTTTCACGTTCGATGAAGAGGAAGAGATTCTCAAGAGAT GTGTCACGTTCTGTGTTAACTACAATCTAAAGCCTTCGGATATTGTTTCTAGCTGGGAAGTCTACTATCTCAATAG GCCATTAGATGGGTCAGTGGTTGAACTTGAACAGATGGATGGGTTCTTACAACATTTACAGAATGAGCAAAAAGAAACAGTCATTAAAGGGGAACCGGATCTTCATGTTTACTCAAGCAAAGATGTTGACGT GATTTTGAATGATGAGAACGAAGATCTAAATGAAGACATTCTGAAGACCCCAAATGGGAAATCTCAGAGTCTCCACAAAGAGCGATTGGATTTGACACCTTACACGAATGGAGGCTTGTTCTCATCAGGAAAGCCTTCAAAGCATGAGACACCCTTTGGCCAAAGAACAGAAAAGTTTGTTGTGAGGTTCAACATTAATAGCATGCCTGATATGGTGACTGCTGAAAAGGAAGATAATAGTGAGAATGATGAAGATGCAATCATCAAGAAGGTTCGTCCCCTACAAGGATGCTCATTGACAGTCCATGGATCAGGATTTGGACTTGAACCAAATTGCAGGTTCATGTATGACAAGGATGAAGATAGG TTTAATGCTCTTGATAACCGAATCATGAGGCATGCTAAAGCTCTTGCTGCATCTGGGCTCTACGAAGAAGCAGTGGACCCAACAGTTGCTTCACAG AGAAGCATGTTTGCGGTGGGCATGATTTATTGTGATGGAGAAGGACACTTGAACGATAAGTCCATCTTGTTGCAAAGCAG taTCGCGCATTCAGGGGGACAGCGAGTTCGTCTAGAATTACAAAACTTAAGCCAATTTTCAATCTTTCCTGGCCAG GTAGTAGGTATTGAAGGGCATAATCCTAGTGGACACTGCTTGATTGCGTCCAAATTTGTAGATTCTTTTCCTTTGTCTGCCACTATAGACCCCATTCTGCCTCCAGCAAAGAAGATAGCTTTGAACCATGATGTCCAACCAATTAATCAATCTTCTACACCGTCAGAATTATCGATG ATCATTGCGTCGGGCCCCTATACAACAACGGACAACTTATTGTTTGAGCCTTTGACTGAGTTATTAGCATATGCAAAAAGAAAAGTTCCCCAGCTACTAATATTG CTTGGACCATTTGTTGATTCTGAACATTCTGATATCAAGAGAGGAACTGTAGAGATGAGctttgaggaaattttcaaatttgaagTTTTAAGAAGG GTACAAAATTATGCAGAACACATGGGTCCTGATGCGCGTGTACTGTTGATGCCATCTACAAGGGATGCTAATCACGACTTTGTTTTTCCCCAG CCTCCTTTCGACATTCCATCTGATCTTAAACTTCAG ATATCCAGTCCCCCAAACCCATGCATCTTGGAAGCAAATCAG GCAAAGATAGCCTGCTGTACCATGGATATTCTCAGACACCTCAGTGGAGAAGAGCTGTCAAGAAATCTAACTAAGGGAGGAACCAACGATCGCCTGAGCACACTTGCTAGTCATATACTTCGCCAGCGCAG CTTTTATCCTCTGTACCCTCCGGCCGAAGGAGTTCCACTGGACTTCTCACTTGCCCCACAAGCTCTTGACATCTCTGTAATACCTGATATTCTCATTCTTCCATCCGACATGAAACACTTCGTGAAG GTTATATCCCTTGGTGAAGGAGGTTCAGAGGAAGAGCAAGCGAGATGCGTATGTGTGAATCCTGGAAGATTGGCCAAGGGTGAAGGAGGGGGTACTTTTGTCGAGCTCAATTACTTCGGTAGGCCTGACCAGATAAATGCTTCGGTTGTCAGCATATGA
- the LOC103493371 gene encoding uncharacterized protein LOC103493371 isoform X2 has protein sequence MIKRKCFNVEEFGSHQSCLACACIYLLGQLGSAMAEEIGEEFKRSGFTFDEEEEILKRCVTFCVNYNLKPSDIVSSWEVYYLNRPLDGSVVELEQMDGFLQHLQNEQKETVIKGEPDLHVYSSKDVDVILNDENEDLNEDILKTPNGKSQSLHKERLDLTPYTNGGLFSSGKPSKHETPFGQRTEKFVVRFNINSMPDMVTAEKEDNSENDEDAIIKKVRPLQGCSLTVHGSGFGLEPNCRFMYDKDEDRFNALDNRIMRHAKALAASGLYEEAVDPTVASQRSMFAVGMIYCDGEGHLNDKSILLQSSIAHSGGQRVRLELQNLSQFSIFPGQVVGIEGHNPSGHCLIASKFVDSFPLSATIDPILPPAKKIALNHDVQPINQSSTPSELSMIIASGPYTTTDNLLFEPLTELLAYAKRKVPQLLILLGPFVDSEHSDIKRGTVEMSFEEIFKFEVLRRVQNYAEHMGPDARVLLMPSTRDANHDFVFPQPPFDIPSDLKLQISSPPNPCILEANQAKIACCTMDILRHLSGEELSRNLTKGGTNDRLSTLASHILRQRSFYPLYPPAEGVPLDFSLAPQALDISVIPDILILPSDMKHFVKVISLGEGGSEEEQARCVCVNPGRLAKGEGGGTFVELNYFGRPDQINASVVSI, from the exons atgataaaaagaaaatgttttaaTGTTGAAGAGTTTGGGTCCCACCAATCATGTCTTGCATGTGCTTGCATATATCTTCTCGGACAATTAG GTAGTGCCATGGCAGAAGAGATTGGAGAAGAATTCAAGAGGAGTGGTTTCACGTTCGATGAAGAGGAAGAGATTCTCAAGAGAT GTGTCACGTTCTGTGTTAACTACAATCTAAAGCCTTCGGATATTGTTTCTAGCTGGGAAGTCTACTATCTCAATAG GCCATTAGATGGGTCAGTGGTTGAACTTGAACAGATGGATGGGTTCTTACAACATTTACAGAATGAGCAAAAAGAAACAGTCATTAAAGGGGAACCGGATCTTCATGTTTACTCAAGCAAAGATGTTGACGT GATTTTGAATGATGAGAACGAAGATCTAAATGAAGACATTCTGAAGACCCCAAATGGGAAATCTCAGAGTCTCCACAAAGAGCGATTGGATTTGACACCTTACACGAATGGAGGCTTGTTCTCATCAGGAAAGCCTTCAAAGCATGAGACACCCTTTGGCCAAAGAACAGAAAAGTTTGTTGTGAGGTTCAACATTAATAGCATGCCTGATATGGTGACTGCTGAAAAGGAAGATAATAGTGAGAATGATGAAGATGCAATCATCAAGAAGGTTCGTCCCCTACAAGGATGCTCATTGACAGTCCATGGATCAGGATTTGGACTTGAACCAAATTGCAGGTTCATGTATGACAAGGATGAAGATAGG TTTAATGCTCTTGATAACCGAATCATGAGGCATGCTAAAGCTCTTGCTGCATCTGGGCTCTACGAAGAAGCAGTGGACCCAACAGTTGCTTCACAG AGAAGCATGTTTGCGGTGGGCATGATTTATTGTGATGGAGAAGGACACTTGAACGATAAGTCCATCTTGTTGCAAAGCAG taTCGCGCATTCAGGGGGACAGCGAGTTCGTCTAGAATTACAAAACTTAAGCCAATTTTCAATCTTTCCTGGCCAG GTAGTAGGTATTGAAGGGCATAATCCTAGTGGACACTGCTTGATTGCGTCCAAATTTGTAGATTCTTTTCCTTTGTCTGCCACTATAGACCCCATTCTGCCTCCAGCAAAGAAGATAGCTTTGAACCATGATGTCCAACCAATTAATCAATCTTCTACACCGTCAGAATTATCGATG ATCATTGCGTCGGGCCCCTATACAACAACGGACAACTTATTGTTTGAGCCTTTGACTGAGTTATTAGCATATGCAAAAAGAAAAGTTCCCCAGCTACTAATATTG CTTGGACCATTTGTTGATTCTGAACATTCTGATATCAAGAGAGGAACTGTAGAGATGAGctttgaggaaattttcaaatttgaagTTTTAAGAAGG GTACAAAATTATGCAGAACACATGGGTCCTGATGCGCGTGTACTGTTGATGCCATCTACAAGGGATGCTAATCACGACTTTGTTTTTCCCCAG CCTCCTTTCGACATTCCATCTGATCTTAAACTTCAG ATATCCAGTCCCCCAAACCCATGCATCTTGGAAGCAAATCAG GCAAAGATAGCCTGCTGTACCATGGATATTCTCAGACACCTCAGTGGAGAAGAGCTGTCAAGAAATCTAACTAAGGGAGGAACCAACGATCGCCTGAGCACACTTGCTAGTCATATACTTCGCCAGCGCAG CTTTTATCCTCTGTACCCTCCGGCCGAAGGAGTTCCACTGGACTTCTCACTTGCCCCACAAGCTCTTGACATCTCTGTAATACCTGATATTCTCATTCTTCCATCCGACATGAAACACTTCGTGAAG GTTATATCCCTTGGTGAAGGAGGTTCAGAGGAAGAGCAAGCGAGATGCGTATGTGTGAATCCTGGAAGATTGGCCAAGGGTGAAGGAGGGGGTACTTTTGTCGAGCTCAATTACTTCGGTAGGCCTGACCAGATAAATGCTTCGGTTGTCAGCATATGA
- the LOC103493371 gene encoding uncharacterized protein LOC103493371 isoform X3 yields MIKRKCFNVEEFGSHQSCLACACIYLLGQLGYLLGSAMAEEIGEEFKRSGFTFDEEEEILKRCVTFCVNYNLKPSDIVSSWEVYYLNRPLDGSVVELEQMDGFLQHLQNEQKETVIKGEPDLHVYSSKDVDVILNDENEDLNEDILKTPNGKSQSLHKERLDLTPYTNGGLFSSGKPSKHETPFGQRTEKFVVRFNINSMPDMVTAEKEDNSENDEDAIIKKVRPLQGCSLTVHGSGFGLEPNCRFMYDKDEDRFNALDNRIMRHAKALAASGLYEEAVDPTVASQRSMFAVGMIYCDGEGHLNDKSILLQSSIAHSGGQRVRLELQNLSQFSIFPGQVVGIEGHNPSGHCLIASKFVDSFPLSATIDPILPPAKKIALNHDVQPINQSSTPSELSMIIASGPYTTTDNLLFEPLTELLAYAKRKVPQLLILLGPFVDSEHSDIKRGTVEMSFEEIFKFEVLRRVQNYAEHMGPDARVLLMPSTRDANHDFVFPQPPFDIPSDLKLQAKIACCTMDILRHLSGEELSRNLTKGGTNDRLSTLASHILRQRSFYPLYPPAEGVPLDFSLAPQALDISVIPDILILPSDMKHFVKVISLGEGGSEEEQARCVCVNPGRLAKGEGGGTFVELNYFGRPDQINASVVSI; encoded by the exons atgataaaaagaaaatgttttaaTGTTGAAGAGTTTGGGTCCCACCAATCATGTCTTGCATGTGCTTGCATATATCTTCTCGGACAATTAGGTTACTTACTAG GTAGTGCCATGGCAGAAGAGATTGGAGAAGAATTCAAGAGGAGTGGTTTCACGTTCGATGAAGAGGAAGAGATTCTCAAGAGAT GTGTCACGTTCTGTGTTAACTACAATCTAAAGCCTTCGGATATTGTTTCTAGCTGGGAAGTCTACTATCTCAATAG GCCATTAGATGGGTCAGTGGTTGAACTTGAACAGATGGATGGGTTCTTACAACATTTACAGAATGAGCAAAAAGAAACAGTCATTAAAGGGGAACCGGATCTTCATGTTTACTCAAGCAAAGATGTTGACGT GATTTTGAATGATGAGAACGAAGATCTAAATGAAGACATTCTGAAGACCCCAAATGGGAAATCTCAGAGTCTCCACAAAGAGCGATTGGATTTGACACCTTACACGAATGGAGGCTTGTTCTCATCAGGAAAGCCTTCAAAGCATGAGACACCCTTTGGCCAAAGAACAGAAAAGTTTGTTGTGAGGTTCAACATTAATAGCATGCCTGATATGGTGACTGCTGAAAAGGAAGATAATAGTGAGAATGATGAAGATGCAATCATCAAGAAGGTTCGTCCCCTACAAGGATGCTCATTGACAGTCCATGGATCAGGATTTGGACTTGAACCAAATTGCAGGTTCATGTATGACAAGGATGAAGATAGG TTTAATGCTCTTGATAACCGAATCATGAGGCATGCTAAAGCTCTTGCTGCATCTGGGCTCTACGAAGAAGCAGTGGACCCAACAGTTGCTTCACAG AGAAGCATGTTTGCGGTGGGCATGATTTATTGTGATGGAGAAGGACACTTGAACGATAAGTCCATCTTGTTGCAAAGCAG taTCGCGCATTCAGGGGGACAGCGAGTTCGTCTAGAATTACAAAACTTAAGCCAATTTTCAATCTTTCCTGGCCAG GTAGTAGGTATTGAAGGGCATAATCCTAGTGGACACTGCTTGATTGCGTCCAAATTTGTAGATTCTTTTCCTTTGTCTGCCACTATAGACCCCATTCTGCCTCCAGCAAAGAAGATAGCTTTGAACCATGATGTCCAACCAATTAATCAATCTTCTACACCGTCAGAATTATCGATG ATCATTGCGTCGGGCCCCTATACAACAACGGACAACTTATTGTTTGAGCCTTTGACTGAGTTATTAGCATATGCAAAAAGAAAAGTTCCCCAGCTACTAATATTG CTTGGACCATTTGTTGATTCTGAACATTCTGATATCAAGAGAGGAACTGTAGAGATGAGctttgaggaaattttcaaatttgaagTTTTAAGAAGG GTACAAAATTATGCAGAACACATGGGTCCTGATGCGCGTGTACTGTTGATGCCATCTACAAGGGATGCTAATCACGACTTTGTTTTTCCCCAG CCTCCTTTCGACATTCCATCTGATCTTAAACTTCAG GCAAAGATAGCCTGCTGTACCATGGATATTCTCAGACACCTCAGTGGAGAAGAGCTGTCAAGAAATCTAACTAAGGGAGGAACCAACGATCGCCTGAGCACACTTGCTAGTCATATACTTCGCCAGCGCAG CTTTTATCCTCTGTACCCTCCGGCCGAAGGAGTTCCACTGGACTTCTCACTTGCCCCACAAGCTCTTGACATCTCTGTAATACCTGATATTCTCATTCTTCCATCCGACATGAAACACTTCGTGAAG GTTATATCCCTTGGTGAAGGAGGTTCAGAGGAAGAGCAAGCGAGATGCGTATGTGTGAATCCTGGAAGATTGGCCAAGGGTGAAGGAGGGGGTACTTTTGTCGAGCTCAATTACTTCGGTAGGCCTGACCAGATAAATGCTTCGGTTGTCAGCATATGA